The Vicia villosa cultivar HV-30 ecotype Madison, WI linkage group LG1, Vvil1.0, whole genome shotgun sequence genome includes a region encoding these proteins:
- the LOC131655599 gene encoding uncharacterized protein LOC131655599, with protein sequence MGFICQSVIYLFLVLVFITTSSRAIYLGDEFENKNIKSATFVSEMFEIGPGKVAAKNLYDVEFPKGHVGVKSFDAELVDEEGNSVPLYEAYLHHWFAIKYHAKDWNMLKIIPKNPLEGANYIRNEGTCDGYILPAYWGLGGESRGTKSNIPDPYAVEQGNPSYVPIGYEEKWLLNLMVIDTRGTKHRKHCTECRCNRFNLPKNFYNVTLGIDQKPLNSNYKGGIFCCQDNLQCKLKKGFEAPTRKLALRYKITWVDWNQQQIPVRFYILDSTDRVRINGSKIIHDCQAEFTIPPNNGKKHSPPHIEKANIPIQRGGYLIYGTSHMHTGVINATLYGQDGRTLYTTKPTYGDGKEPGNEKGYVVGMSGSYPKPGSIKINDGEVVTVETRYKSGFLTGAMAHMYIYLADRLP encoded by the exons ATGGGATTTATATGTCAAAGtgtgatatatttatttttagtgtTGGTGTTTATAACAACCTCATCACGTGCAATTTATTTAGGGgatgaatttgaaaataaaaatataaaatcagCTACTTTTGTTTCTGAAATGTTTGAAATAGGTCCTGGAAAAGTTGCAGCTAAGAATTTGTATGATGTTGAATTTCCAAAGGGCCATGTTGGGGTAAAGAGCTTTGATGCTGAATTAGTTGATGAAGAAGGGAATTCTGTCCCATTATATGAAGCATACCTACATCATTGGTTTGCAATTAAATATCATGCAAAAGATTGGaatatgttaaaaataattcCTAAGAATCCATTAGAAGGTGCTAATTACATTAGAAATGAAGGAACATGTGATGGTTACATTCTTCCAGCTTATTGGGGTTTGGGAGGTGAATcaagaggaacaaaatcaaacatacCAGATCCATATGCTGTAGAACAAGGAAATCCTTCATATGTTCCAATTGGATATGAAGAAAAGTGGCTCCTCAATCTCATGGTTATTGACACACGTGGTACAAAACATAGAAAACATTGCACAGAATGTAGGTGTAACCGTTTTAATTTGCCAAAGAATTTTTATAATGTCACACTTGGCATTGATCAAAAGCCGTTGAACTCAAATTATAAAGGAGGAATTTTTTGTTGCCAAGATAATCTACAATGCAAATTGAAAAAGGGTTTTGAAGCACCTACAAGAAAGCTTGCCCTAAGATACAAAATAACATGGGTTGATTGGAATCAACAACAAATCCCTGTTAGATTCTATATACTTGATTCAACCGATCGAGTAAGAATAAATGGTTCTAAAATAATTCATGATTGCCAA GCAGAGTTTACAATTCCGCCAAATAATGGTAAAAAACACTCCCCTCCTCATATTGAGAAAGCAAATATTCCAATTCAAAGAGGTGGTTATCTTATATATGGAACTTCTCATATGCATACAGGTGTCATTAATGCTACGTTATATGGACAG gatGGAAGGACTTTATATACTACGAAACCAACATATGGAGATGGAAAGGAACCAGGTAATGAGAAAGGTTATGTTGTGGGAATGTCAGGAAGTTATCCCAAACCAGGTTCAATCAAGATAAATGATGGAGAAGTTGTGACAGTAGAAACAAGATATAAAAGTGGTTTTCTCACCGGAGCTATGGCACATATGTATATCTATTTGGCTGATCGATTACCATAA